A window of Plutella xylostella chromosome 19, ilPluXylo3.1, whole genome shotgun sequence contains these coding sequences:
- the LOC119690573 gene encoding uncharacterized protein LOC119690573: MNPCVYLHSDSQITLAWLKTEPQQLTVYVSNRVKTIQEETQGFSWFYVNSHENPADALSRGVEPHLLETNELWWRGPGFLYCKEFPNNRDNFTMPTDIPETKVCLAVDKAEKQEKLEVFSKFSSLNKLIRVMGYVYRFINICRKKAKRNAGRLSCQEVDASLKMIIKYDQQQHFKEEIAGLSLGKEIAAHLKALNPFVDGMGLMRVGGRLQHADLPYYQKHPIILAKKSNITHLIIENEHKTLMHAGQKLMYASLSQRYHIVNGLREIKHVVHKCLITGATLSTVPEPNISNIPINRLKFWKQCSHMTQCFWKSWSREYLMQLQSRPKWRKPLPNISKGMLVILRKDNAPPLVWPMARVVETFPGADGKVRALTVITPKGTVMRTSIGKVCLLPIEDNQNQI; the protein is encoded by the exons atgaatCCCTGTGTGTATCTACATTCTGATTCACAGATAACGTTGGCTTGGCTTAAAACCGAGCCCCAACAGCTGACAGTTTATGTTTCAAATAGGGTAAAGACTATACAAGAAGAAACTCAGGGTTTCTCGTGGTTTTATGTAAACAGTCATGAAAACCCAGCAGACGCCTTATCGAGAGGAGTTGAACCTCATTTATTAGAGACAAATGAGCTGTGGTGGCGAGGACCTGGCTTTTTATATTGTAAAGAATTCCCCAACAATAGGGACAATTTCACGATGCCAACTGATATACCTGAAACAAAGGTTTGTTTGGCGGTAGATAAAGCTGAAAAACAAGAAAAACTTGAAGTGTTTTCTAAGTTTTCAAgcttaaacaaattaatacgTGTGATGGGATATGTTTATAGATTCATTAACATATGTAGAAAAAAGGCTAAAAGAAATGCAGGTCGTTTATCTTGTCAAGAAGTAGATGCTTCATTAAAAATGATCATTAAGTATGATCAACAACAGCATTTCAAAGAGGAAATCGCAGGTTTGTCTTTAGGGAAAGAAATTGCAGCACATTTAAAGGCATTAAATCCGTTTGTTGACGGCATGGGTCTTATGCGAGTAGGTGGAAGGTTACAACATGCTGACCTACCTTACTATCAAAAACACCCAATCATATTAGCCAAAAAATCTAATATAACCCATCTAATTATTGAAAATGAGCATAAAACTTTGATGCATGCAGGTCAAAAATTGATGTACGCTTCCTTGAGCCAAAGATACCATATAGTAAACGGCTTAAGGGAAATTAAGCATGTAGTACACAAATGTCTCA TTACAGGTGCCACCTTGAGCACTGTTCCTGAACCTAATATCAGTAACATACCAATCAACCGTTTAAAATTTTGGAAACAGTGCAGTCACATGACTCAATGTTTCTGGAAATCATGGTCTAGAGAGTACCTCATGCAACTTCAGAGTAGGCCTAAATGGCGTAAGCCACTACCTAACATATCAAAGGGTATGTTGGTCATCTTACGAAAAGATAATGCCCCTCCTTTGGTTTGGCCTATGGCTCGTGTGGTGGAGACATTCCCTGGTGCAGATGGGAAGGTAAGGGCCTTAACTGTCATCACACCAAAAGGCACAGTAATGCGTACTAGTATAGGTAAGGTTTGTCTTTTGCCTATAGAAGACAATCAGAATCAAATCTGA
- the LOC119690574 gene encoding uncharacterized protein LOC119690574 has protein sequence MEEDLKKLKAARGQAKCSITNICNFTNVIKNLEEYKEEFLEYEEKYFCALSALTEYLTMKQGYSASSSGNASTSLTNNNHTFQRLPPIDIKKFSGKVCEYYDFINLFTSVIANNSSLSSCDKFYYLKTSLEGEAADVIKHLGLTSENYTVALQLLAERYDNKMKIINHHISALLDIECLTKCTAPALRNIVAQAKQHLAALKTLEVPTDQWDLIIICILQRKLDQQTLRYYYLELKDGLHNLQSFLKFIEQRAAAYETVADGYSSSLKRGHAVSGSRTASLVTTSTQNSNNNNDNCKFCNSKYHLLHQCEKFKLSNYSDRIYFIESNKLFRR, from the exons ATGGAGGAAGATTTAAAGAAATTGAAGGCTGCCAGGGGGCAAGCCAAATGTAGTATCACGAATATTTGTAATTTCACAAACGTGATTAAAAACTTAGAAGAAT ATAAGGAGGAGTTTTTAGAATATGAGGAGAAGTATTTTTGTGCTTTGTCTGCCTTGACTGAGTACCTCACCATGAAACAAGGTTACTCTGCTTCGTCATCGGGAAATGCTTCCACCAGCTTAACTAACAACAATCACACATTCCAACGCTTGCCACCTATCGATATAAAAAAGTTTAGTGGAAAGGTATGTGAATactatgattttattaatcttttCACCAGTGTAATTGCCAATAACTCAAGCTTATCGTCCTGTGACaagttttattacttaaaaacATCATTAGAGGGCGAGGCTGCTGATGTAATCAAGCATTTAGGCCTAACTTCTGAAAATTACACAGTAGCATTACAACTTTTGGCTGAGAGATACgataacaaaatgaaaataattaaccACCACATATCTGCTTTATTAGACATAGAATGCCTAACAAAATGTACTGCACCTGCCTTAAGAAACATTGTTGCACAAGCTAAACAGCATCTAGCTGCTTTAAAAACGTTGGAGGTACCAACTGATCAGTGGGATCTCATCATCATTTGTATTTTACAAAGAAAGTTGGACCAACAAACGTTgcggtattattatttagaacttAAAGACGGCTTACATAATTTGCAATCTTTTCTCAAATTTATAGAACAACGAGCTGCTGCGTATGAGACTGTGGCAGATGGCTATAGTTCCAGCTTAAAAAGAGGTCATGCAGTGAGTGGGAGCCGCACCGCAAGTCTGGTAACAACCTCCACCCAAAatagcaacaacaacaatgaCAACTGTAAGTTTTGCAATTCAAAATATCACTTGCTTCACCAGTGTGAGAAGTTTAAGCTATCTAACTACTCAGATAGAATCTACTTTATCGAATCCAATAAGTTGt TTAGGAGATAA